From Pseudovibrio sp. Tun.PSC04-5.I4, a single genomic window includes:
- a CDS encoding nitrate reductase produces the protein MAGASHNTQITTPEVSKGRERTAFFVLAVVLAPVVMTAAVGGYGLLLWISQIVLGPPSF, from the coding sequence ATGGCTGGTGCAAGCCACAACACACAGATAACCACACCAGAAGTGAGCAAAGGTCGCGAACGAACAGCATTCTTTGTGCTTGCAGTCGTTCTGGCCCCAGTTGTGATGACTGCGGCGGTCGGCGGATACGGTCTCCTCCTCTGGATTTCGCAAATTGTACTTGGTCCACCGTCCTTTTAA